One genomic window of Cuculus canorus isolate bCucCan1 chromosome 11, bCucCan1.pri, whole genome shotgun sequence includes the following:
- the ARIH2 gene encoding E3 ubiquitin-protein ligase ARIH2 isoform X2 has translation MVHSSHHCAVCMQFVRKENLLSLACQHQFCRSCWEQHCTVLVKDGVGVGVSCMAQDCLLRTPEDFVFPLLPSEELKDKYRRYLFRDYVESHYQLQLCPGADCPMVIQVQEPKARRVQCNRCNEVFCFKCRQMYHAPTDCATIRKWLTKCADDSETANYISAHTKDCPKCNICIEKNGGCNHMQCSKCKHDFCWMCLGDWKTHGSEYYECSRYKENPDIVNQSQQAQAREALKKYLFYFERWENHNKSLQLEAQTYQRIQEKIQERVMNNLGTWIDWQYLQNAAKLLAKCRYTLQYTYPYAYYMESGPRKKLFEYQQAQLEAEIENLSWKVERADSYDRGDLENQMHIAEQRRRTLLKDFHDT, from the exons ATGGTACATTCCTCCCATCACTGCGCAGTGTGCATGCAGTTTGTCCGGAAGGAGAACTTGCTCTCTCTGGCTTGTCAGCACCAGTTCTGTCGCAGCTGTTGGGAGCAGCATTGTACAGTGCTCGTCAAGGATGGTGTTGGAGTCG gGGTCTCCTGCATGGCTCAGGACTGCCTACTTCGGACACCAGAAGACTTCGTGTTTCCATTGCTGCCTAGTGAAGAGCTGAAAGACAAATACAGGCGCTACCTCTTCAGGGACTATGTGGAg AGCCATTATCAGCTGCAGCTATGTCCTGGTGCAGATTGCCCTATGGTCATACAGGTACAGGAGCCAAAAGCCCGGCGAGTGCAGTGCAATCGTTGCAATGAGGTCTTCTg CTTTAAGTGTCGGCAGATGTACCACGCACCCACAGACTGTGCTACCATTCGGAAATGGCTCACCAAATGTGCAGATGACTCCGAGACAGCCAACTACATCAGCGCTCACACTAAAGAT TGTCCCAAGTGCAATATCTGTATTGAAAAGAATGGAGGCTGCAATCACATG caatGCTCCAAGTGCAAGCATG acTTCTGCTGGATGTGTCTGGGAGACTGGAAGACTCACGGCAGCGAGTACTACGAATGCAGTCGGTACAAAGAGAATCCTGATATTGTAAACCAGAGTCAGCAAGCACAGGCCAGGGAGGCCCTTAAGAAGTACTTGTTCTATTTTGAGAGG TGGGAAAATCACAATAAAAGCCTACAGCTGGAGGCACAAACGTACCAACGAATCCAGGAGAAAATCCAAGAGAGAGTTATGAACAACTTGGGAACGTGGATAGACTGGCAATACCTACAAAATGCTGCAAAACTGCTTGCAAAG TGTCGTTACACCCTGCAGTACACATATCCATATGCCTACTACATGGAGTCTGGTCCCAGAAAGAAATTG tttGAATATCAGCAGGCTCAGCTGGAAGCTGAAATTGAAAATCTCTCATGGAAGGTGGAGCGAGCAGACAGCTATGACAGAGGG GACTTAGAGAATCAGATGCACATAGCAGAGCAGAGACGGAGGACCCTGCTGAAAGACTTCCATGACACATAA
- the LOC104063607 gene encoding secreted frizzled-related protein 5 gives MVTADRRHPLRLGSPWLLGLLTRLLLWGSPGAWASYLRRSSSCTPIPHHMALCYDIGYSEMRIPNLLEHETMSEVIQQSSSWLPLLARECHPDARIFLCSLFAPICLDRLIYPCRSLCEAVKRSCAPVMACYGYPWPEILNCNKFPADHELCIAAVSTDENSSSRRMPRASCKDCELEEASTAREILENLCANDFAVKIRILRKNMTTTISDFDLDASRVEVLKHGPLLRTEIPIRLQQWLDIDATCVHNIMRGTHAGVFIVSGEVQSDKVVVNKAYAWQKKNRNLHQAVRRWKHHRCPEQAGRRV, from the exons ATGGTCACAGCCGACCGCAGGCACCCCCTGAGGTTGGGCAGCCCATGGCTGCTGGGTCTCCTGACGCGCCTGCTGCTCTGGGGCTCTCCGGGAGCCTGGGCAAGCTACCTGAGGAGATCCTCCAGCTGCACGCCCATCCCACACCACATGGCCTTGTGCTACGATATTGGCTATTCGGAGATGAGGATTCCCAACCTGCTGGAGCATGAGACTATGTCAGAAGTGATCCAGCAGTCTTCCAGCTGGCTGCCCTTGCTGGCCAGGGAGTGCCACCCAGACGCTAGGAttttcctctgctccctctttGCACCAATCTGCTTGGACAG GCTCATCTATCCCTGCCGCAGCCTGTGCGAAGCTGTCAAGAGAAGCTGCGCACCCGTCATGGCTTGCTATGGCTACCCCTGGCCCGAAATCCTGAACTGCAACAAGTTCCCTGCAGACCATGAACTGTGCATCGCAGCAGTCTCCACAGATGAAAATTCCTCCAGCAGGAGAA TGCCCCGAGCCAGCTGCAAGGACTGCGAGCTAGAGGAGGCCAGCACTGCCAGGGAGATCCTGGAAAACCTCTGTGCGAACGATTTTG CAGTGAAAATCCGAATCCTGAGGAAGAATATGACTACCACCATCTCGGACTTTGACCTAGATGCCTCCAGGGTAGAGGTCCTGAAGCACGGCCCACTCCTCCGAACCGAAATCCCCATCAGGCTCCAGCAGTGGCTGGACATAGATGCTACCTGCGTCCACAACATCATGAGAGGCACTCACGCAGGGGTCTTCATTGTAAGCGGCGAAGTACAGAGTGACAAAGTGGTGGTGAACAAGGCCTACGCTTGGCAGAAGAAGAACAGGAACCTGCATCAGGCAGTGCGGAGGTGGAAACATCACCGCTGCCCTGAACAGGCTGGCCGGAGGGTCTGA